From a single Deinococcus metalli genomic region:
- a CDS encoding helix-turn-helix domain-containing protein produces MEHELTAVLEPERMTLQSGDPATWTPAQRTRNERMAQYLRALRAEGTLTAACTATGISQPTVWRWREEFTAFGDAVTQFLTRDRQSLIEENLFRIATSTDPKMANAAVKAGEIYLKALDPDRYADRQKIEQTITINSQVQVIHEAREKHRIAQQEKLRQIRTIDALPGGSTDEP; encoded by the coding sequence GTGGAGCACGAATTGACGGCCGTGCTCGAGCCGGAGCGGATGACCCTGCAGTCTGGTGACCCAGCCACGTGGACGCCGGCGCAGCGCACCCGAAACGAACGCATGGCGCAGTACCTGCGGGCGCTGCGTGCTGAGGGCACGCTGACCGCGGCCTGCACCGCGACAGGCATCAGCCAGCCCACCGTGTGGCGGTGGCGGGAGGAGTTCACGGCCTTCGGCGACGCCGTGACGCAGTTCTTGACCCGTGACCGGCAGTCTCTGATCGAGGAGAATCTGTTCCGGATCGCCACGAGTACGGACCCGAAGATGGCCAACGCTGCGGTCAAGGCCGGCGAGATATATTTGAAGGCTCTCGACCCCGACAGGTACGCCGACCGGCAGAAGATCGAACAGACCATCACGATCAACAGCCAGGTCCAGGTCATCCACGAGGCCCGCGAGAAGCACCGCATTGCACAGCAGGAGAAGCTGCGGCAAATCAGGACGATCGATGCTCTACCCGGGGGAAGCACCGATGAACCCTGA
- a CDS encoding DMP19 family protein has product MTPEPTLADLHADAYEQWKQQDAPDFDAVLARLPVAQRDAVILGDFHFQVCRGGFSQWERNQYAVQLPDLVRMVEAMPDSDAVVEVRSILASYQKHVLGQGEEDLMDLTLRYFPVCHAFYADADVWIRELSHE; this is encoded by the coding sequence ATGACTCCTGAGCCGACGCTGGCCGACCTCCATGCCGACGCCTATGAACAATGGAAGCAACAGGACGCTCCGGACTTTGACGCCGTGCTCGCCCGCCTTCCCGTCGCCCAACGGGATGCGGTGATTCTCGGTGACTTTCACTTCCAGGTATGCCGGGGAGGGTTCAGCCAGTGGGAGCGCAATCAGTACGCCGTACAGCTTCCCGATCTGGTGAGGATGGTGGAAGCCATGCCGGATTCTGACGCTGTGGTGGAAGTCCGTTCCATCCTTGCGTCCTATCAGAAGCACGTGCTGGGGCAGGGCGAGGAGGATCTGATGGATTTGACCCTCCGCTATTTTCCTGTCTGCCATGCGTTCTACGCCGATGCAGATGTATGGATTCGTGAACTGTCCCACGAGTAG
- a CDS encoding ParA family protein, which produces MTQPTAIVAITSSKGGVGKSTLAVNLAGALAVRGPTALMDADEIVGTARRWATRAGGIQILKEGERPTPGTRYLLLDTEGRPALDDMVTLTRSAGAVLIPTGVSGVELETTLALWKALEKAGATMDNVRVVITRVPPVGRGGEVVREELRSRGVTVANTLIRQYIAYQRAHDAGVIVRDAQDDRAATAWSDILALALEVC; this is translated from the coding sequence ATGACCCAACCGACCGCCATTGTGGCGATCACCAGTAGCAAGGGCGGTGTCGGCAAGAGCACCCTCGCCGTGAACCTCGCTGGAGCCCTCGCCGTCCGCGGCCCTACCGCCTTGATGGACGCAGACGAGATCGTGGGCACCGCCAGACGATGGGCCACCCGCGCCGGCGGGATCCAGATCCTGAAGGAGGGCGAGCGCCCCACTCCAGGCACCCGCTACCTGCTGCTCGACACCGAAGGCCGCCCGGCCCTGGACGACATGGTCACCCTGACCCGCAGCGCCGGCGCCGTCCTCATTCCCACGGGGGTCAGTGGGGTCGAGTTGGAAACCACCCTCGCCCTGTGGAAGGCACTGGAGAAGGCTGGTGCGACCATGGATAACGTCCGTGTGGTCATCACCCGTGTGCCCCCCGTTGGCCGCGGCGGTGAAGTCGTCCGGGAGGAACTGAGGAGCCGCGGCGTCACGGTGGCCAACACCCTCATCCGGCAGTACATCGCGTACCAGCGGGCCCACGACGCCGGCGTGATCGTCCGGGATGCGCAGGACGACCGGGCGGCCACCGCCTGGAGTGACATCCTCGCCCTTGCACTGGAGGTCTGCTGA